Within the Candidatus Gorgyraea atricola genome, the region GGATACCTGCTTTTATATATGCGCCTGTGGTGTATTTTGTTTGGGTGAGTCTGCTGTTATGGGTGAAAAAGGTTGTTTTTGGCCGGATCGAGAAGATCGCCAGCAAAACCAACTCCAAGCTGTATGACATTCTCTTGACAGCCATGAACCTTCCTATGGTCTTGCTGATATTTGTAAGTGGTATATATGTCATAGAAAAGATCTCTCCTATAACTGCAAATAATGAGATCACTCAATATGTATTAGTGGCGTTTAAGGCCACTACAGTAGCTGCCATAATCC harbors:
- a CDS encoding mechanosensitive ion channel family protein translates to MKEITLFGMGIPAFIYAPVVYFVWVSLLLWVKKVVFGRIEKIASKTNSKLYDILLTAMNLPMVLLIFVSGIYVIEKISPITANNEITQYVLVAFKATTVAAII